In Porites lutea chromosome 1, jaPorLute2.1, whole genome shotgun sequence, a single genomic region encodes these proteins:
- the LOC140932914 gene encoding uncharacterized protein yields MPLDNDIEVGLLIGANCARAIKPHKVILGNDDDPYAKKTALGWGIIGVVERTSQDDSTIDVAGDILCNRIVAQEVKTTSERRTCHFAVKTHVKEIISPLQVERMFTLDFNDKGTEEKSLSFEDRRFLKTAKEGIHQREDGHYEMPLPLRNENVELPNNKDVALSRLMKLKQKLQSDTQYREDYVGFMQETIENGFAERVPSTEVSRNDKRVWYIPHHGVYHKKKPGKIRVVLDCSALCHGQSPNQQLLQGPDLTNNLTGVLCRFRKERVAFMCDIQGMFHQVKVDLKHRDYLRFLWWEDGNFESDPVEFRMTVHLFGATSSPGCANFALTTTADHFEDVCGKAAAEFVRKDFYVDDGLKSVPTNEQAINLIKNTKSLCQRGGFRPHKFTSNSQIVISSIPPEDRATKTKHPSLLNDTAIEHALGVHWCIESDTLQFRIELKDKPFSRRGILSTVSSVYDPLGLVAPFILLGKRILQELCREGVDWDDDIPDNIRARWEKWRAELPLLERLKVPRCYKPEDFGEVQTVELHHFSDASQNGYGQCSYLRLMVDAESIHCSLVIAKSRVTPLKPVTVPRLELTAALVASKMGGVLLKELEFDQIKETYWTDSKTVLGYINNDARRLHVFVSNRVQEIRERTSPGQWHYVGTKENPADIASRGSGAQELIDTRLWWNGPDFLWKPSRVWNQTDISPSIHPDDPEVKRASVLTTKVQNPPSLLERLEYFSCWHRAKKAVAVCLRIQEKFRSRSPDVNDTTARYPTGSQKTKYIPVNVQELQKAENEMIKNVQREAFSDELRILKEVSTRERATDRSTSTALGRREMKKTSSLYKLDPFLDDNGLLRVGGRVRLATGLTFDAKHPIILSKKGHVTELIVCHHHHSVEHQGHGISHNEIRSTGYWIIGGGSAVSSHISRCVKCRKLRAAPQEQKMAYLPEDRLEPSPPFTFSAVHYFGPWFVKEGRKQLKRYGVLFTCLCSRVIHLEVSNTLSTDSFINAYRRFIGRRGPVRQLRSDQGTNFVGAMNELQQALSELNHEQIREKLLKSSCDWVKFKMNVPHASHMGGVWERQIRTVRSVLASLLERHGSQLDDESLRTFMVEAEAIVNCRPLTVDSISSSQFSEPLTPNHLLTMKSKVVLPPPGDFQRVDLYLSKRWRRVQYLVNEFWCKWKREFLQSLQSRQKWISVKRNLQVEYVVIVKDDSFPRNCWKLARVSETYPDNDGLVRKVRIVVATDALDDLGRPTKAAVYLERPVQKLVLLLPTDQLADRGIPSEEP; encoded by the coding sequence ATGCCACTTGATAACGACATCGAAGTTGGTCTTCTCATAGGAGCTAACTGCGCCCGAGCAATCAAACCGCACAAAGTGATCCTCGGAAATGATGACGACCCGTACGCCAAGAAAACCGCTCTTGGGTGGGGAATTATCGGCGTGGTCGAACGAACGAGCCAAGACGACAGCACCATTGATGTTGCCGGTGACATACTCTGCAACCGAATAGTTGCTCAAGAAGTCAAAACTACATCAGAAAGAAGAACATGTCACTTCGCCGTGAAGACCCATGTTAAAGAAATTATTAGCCCGCTTCAAGTAGAGAGAATGTTCACGTTGGACTTTAACGACAAAGGAACAGAAGAAAAGTCACTCTCATTCGAAGACAGAAGATTCCTTAAGACAGCAAAGGAAGGCATTCACCAACGAGAAGATGGGCATTATGAAATGCCTCTCCCTTTAAGGAACGAAAACGTCGAACTGCCGAACAACAAGGACGTAGCACTGAGCAGATTAATGAAGCTGAAGCAGAAGTTGCAGAGCGACACACAATACCGAGAGGATTACGTTGGCTTTATGCAAGAGACCATAGAGAACGGCTTCGCAGAGAGAGTCCCCAGCACAGAGGTATCAAGAAACGATAAACGCGTCTGGTACATTCCTCACCACGGAGTGTACCATAAGAAAAAACCAGGCAAAATAAGAGTGGTGCTTGATTGTAGCGCCCTATGCCATGGCCAGTCTCCCAACCAACAGCTTCTACAGGGCCCAGACCTCACCAATAACCTTACTGGAGTATTGTGTCGTTTCCGAAAAGAACGAGTGGCTTTCATGTGTGATATCCAGGGAATGTTTCATCAAGTCAAGGTCGACCTCAAGCATCGGGACTACCTCAGATTCCTGTGGTGGGAGGATGGAAACTTCGAGAGCGATCCAGTCGAGTTCCGCATGACTGTTCATCTTTTTGGCGCAACTTCTTCCCCTGGATGTGCCAACTTTGCCCTAACGACCACTGCTGACCATTTTGAAGATGTTTGTGGCAAAGCAGCGGCAGAGTTCGTAAGGAAAGATTTTTACGTCGACGACGGCCTAAAGTCGGTGCCAACGAACGAACAAGCAATAAACCTCATCAAGAATACCAAGTCTTTATGCCAGAGAGGAGGATTCCGACCACACAAATTTACTTCAAATAGTCAAATAGTCATCAGCTCCATACCTCCTGAAGACCGAGCCACCAAAACGAAGCATCCCAGCCTCCTCAACGACACCGCAATCGAACACGCGCTGGGAGTGCATTGGTGTATAGAGTCTGATACACTTCAATTCAGAATCGAACTGAAGGACAAACCGTTCTCAAGAAGGGGTATCCTGTCCACCGTTAGTTCTGTTTATGATCCCCTGGGCCTGGTAGCACCCTTCATTTTATTAGGCAAGAGAATCCTTCAGGAATTGTGTCGCGAAGGTGTTGATTGGGACGATGATATTCCAGACAACATTAGAGCGAGATGGGAGAAATGGAGAGCCGAACTCCCCTTACTGGAAAGGTTGAAGGTCCCGAGATGCTATAAACCGGAAGACTTCGGAGAAGTTCAGACAGTTGAGCTGCATCATTTTTCCGATGCCAGCCAGAACGGCTACGGACAGTGTTCGTATCTTCGCTTGATGGTCGACGCGGAAAGTATCCACTGCTCCCTCGTTATAGCAAAGTCTCGCGTAACGCCATTGAAGCCTGTTACAGTGCCCAGGCTTGAGCTCACTGCTGCTCTGGTTGCTTCCAAAATGGGTGGTGTCTTACTGAAGGAACTTGAGTTTGACCAAATAAAGGAAACCTACTGGACAGACAGCAAAACTGTGCTGGGATACATAAACAACGATGCTAGAAGACTTCACGTTTTTGTTAGCAATCGTGTCCAGGAGATACGTGAACGAACGTCACCAGGACAGTGGCATTATGTAGGGACCAAGGAAAACCCAGCCGACATCGCTTCCCGTGGTTCCGGGGCACAAGAACTGATCGATACCCGTCTGTGGTGGAATGGACCAGACTTCCTCTGGAAACCCTCAAGAGTTTGGAACCAGACTGACATTAGCCCTTCTATTCATCCCGACGATCCCGAAGTTAAAAGGGCTTCCGTTCTGACGACTAAAGTCCAAAATCCCCCGTCCCTTTTAGAACGCCTggaatacttttcttgctggcACCGAGCCAAGAAAGCCGTAGCTGTTTGTCTTCGCATTCAAGAGAAGTTTCGAAGTCGATCTCCTGACGTCAACGACACCACTGCACGATATCCAACTGGTTCTCAGAAAACCAAGTATATTCCAGTTAATGTTCAAGAGTTACAGAAGGCTGAAAACGAAATGATCAAGAACGTACAAAGAGAAGCATTTAGCGATGAATTACGTATTCTCAAGGAAGTCAGTACCAGAGAACGAGCAACCGACCGAAGCACCTCTACCGCTCTAGGAAGGAGGGAAATGAAGAAGACAAGCTCTCTTTACAAGCTCGATCCATTCCTTGACGATAACGGCTTACTCAGAGTTGGTGGACGAGTTAGACTTGCAACTGGCCTTACCTTCGATGCCAAACATCCCATCATCCTTTCGAAAAAGGGGCATGTAACCGAGTTGATTGTCTGTCATCACCATCATTCAGTCGAACACCAAGGTCATGGAATCAGCCATAACGAGATCAGATCGACTGGTTATTGGATAATCGGTGGTGGCTCAGCCGTGTCCAGTCACATTTCAAGATGCGTCAAATGCCGAAAACTGAGAGCAGCTCCTCAAGAACAGAAAATGGCCTACCTGCCAGAGGATCGTCTCGAGCCTTCTCCCCCGTTTACGTTCTCAGCAGTTCATTATTTTGGACCCTGGTTCGTGAAGGAAGGTCGGAAGCAGCTAAAAAGATATGGAGTACTGTTCACATGCCTATGCTCCCGAGTGATCCACCTTGAAGTCTCGAACACCCTTAGCACAGATTCCTTTATAAACGCTTATCGTCGCTTCATCGGTCGCCGTGGACCAGTGCGCCAGCTTCGATCCGATCAAGGCACCAACTTTGTTGGAGCGATGAACGAACTGCAACAAGCCCTTTCCGAATTAAATCACGAGCAGATAAGAGAAAAGTTGCTGAAAAGTAGCTGCGATTGGGTGAAGTTTAAGATGAACGTTCCACACGCAAGCCACATGGGAGGAGTTTGGGAACGTCAGATACGGACGGTGCGAAGTGTCCTAGCCTCGTTATTAGAACGTCACGGAAGCCAGCTAGATGACGAATCACTGAGAACGTTCATGGTTGAAGCCGAAGCGATCGTTAATTGTCGGCCTTTAACAGTTGACAGCATCAGTTCCTCGCAGTTTTCCGAGCCGCTGACGCCCAACCACTTACTCACCATGAAGTCGAAGGTTGTCTTACCTCCTCCGGGTGATTTCCAACGCGTTGATCTATACCTAAGCAAGCGATGGCGTCGTGTCCAATACCTAGTAAACGAATTCTGGTGCAAATGGAAAAGAGAATTTCTGCAGTCCTTGCAGTCAAGACAGAAATGGATTTCAGTGAAGCGAAATCTGCAAGTGGAATATGTCGTGATCGTAAAGGACGACAGTTTTCCAAGAAACTGCTGGAAGCTAGCTCGTGTCAGCGAGACTTATCCCGACAACGACGGTCTGGTCAGGAAAGTAAGAATCGTGGTTGCCACAGACGCCCTTGACGACCTTGGCAGGCCCACAAAGGCAGCTGTGTACCTTGAACGACCTGTCCAAAAACTGGTTCTATTGCTCCCTACAGATCAACTTGCAGACCGGGGAATCCCCTCCGAGGAGCCATAG